The sequence below is a genomic window from Selenomonas ruminantium subsp. lactilytica TAM6421.
CTGCGCGGTGCTTATAACAAGATCAGTCAGCTCACGCCCGAAGAACGCGCCAAGGGCGTCATCACCTCGTCCGCCGGCAACCATGCCCAGGGTGTGGCCTTCGCGGCGCAGAAGCTCGGCGTCAAGGCCGTGATCTGCATGCCCGCCACCACGCCTATCCTCAAAGTCGAAGGCACGAAAGCCTTGGGCGCAGAAGTCGTGCTGCATGGTGACGGCTTTGACGACGCCTATGCCTACAGCCTCGAACTGCAGAAACAGCATGGCTATGTCTACATCCATCCCTTCAACGACCTGCAGGTGCTCTTAGGCCAGGGCACCACGGCTCTGGAAATCATCGATGCCTGCAAGGATATCGATGCCATCCTCGTGCCCATCGGCGGCGGCGGCTTCGCTTCTGGCGTGGCGCTGGCCACCAAGCTCGTCAATCCCGATATCAAGGTCATCGGCGTGGAACCAGAAAATGCCGCCTGCATGAAGGCCGCCCTTGCCAAGGGAAAAGTCACGACGCTCAAATCCGCCGACACCGTAGCCGATGGCTGCGCCGTCAAGACCGCCGGCACGCTGACCTATGAATTCTGCAAGAAATACCTCGACGACATCATCACCGTTTCCGAAATGGAAATCATGGGCGCCCTGCTGTCGCTTATCGAAAAGCACAAGCTCATTGCCGAAGGCGCCGGCGTTCTCTCACTGGCCGCCCTCTCCAAGCTCCCGTTCAAAGGCAAGAAAGTAGCCGCCATCGTGAGCGGCGGCAATATCGATATTTCTACGATTTCTGCCCTGATTGAAAAGGCCAAGATTGCCCGCGGCCGCGTCTTCTGCTTCGGCGTCCTGCTGCCGGACAAACCCGGCCAGCTTTTAAACGTTTCCCGCATCCTCGCCGAAGAAAACGCCAACGTCATCGAACTCAACCATAACCAGTCCAAGGTCACCAACAGCTTCAAGAAAGTAGTTCTCGAAGTCACCTGCGAGACCAACAACGAAGAACACATCCAGCGCATTGTCAAAGCCCTGCACGATAACGGATATGAACTAGAACGGATTTACTAAAATCGACCAGCAAAAGAACGCAAATTTATTTACATTTGCGTTCTTTTGCTTTATAATATCCTCAAAAGGAGCGTGATATTATGGCTACTATGACTAAAAGTCTCAATCTGCGCGTAGATGCAGAACTCAAAGCCCAAGCAGAGCATATCTTTTCCGAGCTGGGCCTTCCTACATCTACAGCAATCAACATGTTCTTGAAATCCGTAGTCCGTCATGGCGGCATTCCCTTCAGCCTCCGTCTTGATGAATCCCCCAATAAAGAAACGATCCGGGCCATGGAAGAAGTAAATACGGATACCGATCTAGTTGGCCCCTTCCATTCCGTAGAGGAACTCATGGAGGAACTCAATGCTTGATGTCTACATGCGCAGTCAGTTCAAAAAAGACTACAAGCGTATGCTCCAGCAAAAAGGCTGTACTGCCGCCCAATTTAAGACCGTTCTTGATTATCTCGTAAATGAAAAGCCCCTGCCTGAAAAATACAAAGACCATGCGCTCTCAAATAATTGGGCAGGCTTCCGCGAATGTCACATCCGCCCGGACTGGCTACTCATTTACAAAATCGAAAAAGAACGCTTAGTGCTGACACTTACCCGAACTGGCAGCCATAGTGATTTATTTTGAAGCTGACACTCAAATCATGTAAAAAATTTCGCCGCCGATAAGATTTAACTTATCGACGGCATTTCTGCTTATTGCCAGTTTCTCATTTATTGCTCACCATTTGTTATTGTAATAAACTCAATACACTGCTACTATTCTGATTAGCCTGCGCTAGCATTGACTGTGCTGACTGTGTCAGTATATTGGATTTCGTATACTCGGTCATTTCCTTAGCCATGTCAGCATCCCGGATTGTGGATTCTGAGGCCGTTACATTTTCACTTGCTGTGGTAAGATTAGCTGCGGTATAATCCAAACGGCTGATATAGGAGCCTACATAGGTGATTTGATCCAGCGCATAATCAATGGCTCCATCCACTTCAGCTAGTGCCTGGACGGCTTTATCCCGGGTTGTAATCATAGTTTTATCAATCCCCAGGCTTTTCAGGCCTAAATCTTCAATATAACAATTGATGGCCTGATTTGCCTTTGTTCCCACTTGAAATACCAGCGGTTGCCAATCTGTATAATCGTTCAGCTTAGGCACGCCCGGATTTACGGTAACATTGCCGACTGTGCCGTTCCGCCCGCGGCCAATTTTTTCTACACGGGAACCAACTGTTGCTGTAAGAATCGTACTATCTACGGTAATATTTCCCACAATACTTTGATGAGAACCATCACGCTCTGCATAACCACTGCCTATACCTGCACCAAGCCCGGATCTTAAAGTAAGTATTGAATTATCAACTGAAATATCACCTGTCTTACTCACATATGTAGTTCCCCAGGCATGCCCACTGCCAATAGCAGCACCTTCGCCATTCATTATGCTAATTTCAGCTCTTGAAATATTAATATTTCCTACAGTACCACCAGCACCGCTGCCAATACCTGCACCATTTCTCCAATAAACACGACGCCCAGAGGTTGGATTTTGGTCAATCAAAATTGTTCCTCCACTTATATTAATATTACCTATAGTTCCCCATGCCCCAGCTCCAATTGCCGCTCCTATAAGGTGATCCCTCCCCCTGCTGTTTATAATGATATTGCCATTCTGAATATTTAAATCACCTGTAGTGCTTTGACCTCTCCCGATCCCAATAGCAGCCCCGTTCAAGCCTGCATGCTCGATAATTAAAGATGCTGATTCATCATCTCCACTACTGATTGTCAACCCATCTGCCATATTGATTATAGCGCTGTCAGCAGGCCTTGGATCTGCGCCCGTTGATCTAATCGTATTCTCACCTTTGAGTATAAGCTGATTCCCTGAGCCAGCAAACTGTATACTACTAGCATCCAAACTATTATTGTTCACATCATAATCTTTTAGTATCAATTTCAGGCCAGAACTATTGCTGTTAATATAAACATTGGACAGGGTGCTGCCAGCTCCGACCAATTCCACTTCTGAAACACCTGATGCAATTCTTATATTTCCGGTAAAACCGGCCTGCAACTGATAACAGCCATTGGCTGTAATGGTATACGTTCCACTACTGGAAGCTCCAATCGTTCCCGCCGATGACAAGTCTTCCACTTCTGTTGCATTAACAATCACATGTGACCTTGCATAGGTTCCATCCAACAACTGCTTTCCGTTATAATTTGTGGAGGACACAATATCATCGATATCTGCACACCGCTGCTCAAACTCCTTTTGCAAAGTCGCCCTGTCCAAATCCGAATTATGGTCATTGGCCGAGTTTAACGCCAGTTCCTTCAAGCCCCGTAATTCCTCAATAATATTTTGTATGCCGCCTTCCGCGACACGCAGCATGGATTTTCCTGTCTGCGTGTTTTGGACATCCTGATCAAGCCCTCTGATTTGCACACGCATACGTTCGGAGACGGCATATTCCGATGCACCATCTTCGGCACTTGTAATCTTCGTGCCAGTCGATATTTTTTTCAATTCTTTACTGAGTTTGTTGTTATTCTTATTTAATTGCCCCAGCACTAATTGGGCTGATGTATTATTTTTGATGACCATTGACATGAACTCTCCCCCCAATCCATTGGCAATTCATCGGCCGTACATCCTTAAAAAACTTTGTAACTCCACATCTCCTTCTCCAGCCCCGTAAATGTCGTCAATAGTGACGGATCAATTTCCAGCCCCTCAGCAATGTCCAGCAGCATCGCCAACGATATGTTCTCACCATACTTTCCCCGTTCAATACGACTCAAGGTGCTTTGACTGATATGTATCTTATCCGCCAGCTGGCTTTGCTCCATGCCGTACAATGTGCGATAATATGCGATTTTTGCTCCGATCTGCCGATAGAAAATATCCCGACGAATCCCCAAAACCTTCACCTCTTTAACTTTTGCCTACTATTATTATCGCATTTAATAATCGGTTAGTTTGGCATATAGTCGCCGTATTATGTCAAATATATTCATCTTTACCAAATAGTGATTTGAGTTATTATTAAATTATATTATAGTGTTTTTCACTGAGCATTGCAAGATATTTACTTTTTAATTATTGATTTTCACTATATAATTTTCTATACTTTTATCTAGGGGGGATTATATGAGCATCGGTTATCGCTTAAAGACAATCCGCAAGGCACTCGACCTGAACCAAACAGATTTCGGCGCCCGCATCAATCTGAGCCAGACAACCATCGGCCAATACGAAAAAGAAACACGTCCTATTACAGAACGTGTCATTTCCCAGCTTGTCGCTGAATATAATATCAATGAAGAATACCTGCGCCATGGCACAGGGGAGATGTTGGTAAGCCACCGTGCCGACCTGGTATCGGAACTGGCCCAAAAACTGCAGCTCTCCGAACGGGAACAGCAGCTTCTGCTTGCCTATTCCACCTTTCCTGCTGCGCAGCGCGCGATGGTACTCGATTTTGCCCGTGATTTATTCAAGAAAATGCAAGAGAGTCAGGAAAAAGAAGCTGGAAGGAGTAAACAATGAAAAAGATACTTTTTTTATGCCACGGCAATATCTGCCGCTCGACAATGGCCGAGTTTGTCATGAAGGAACTCGTGCGTCAGGCCGGAAAGGAAACGGAAATCCTCGTGGATTCCAAAGCATGCCGCACCGATGAGATTGGCAGTGACACTCATCCGATTCCTGTATTTTGCTCTTAATTTAAGATATCGTCAGGTTAAAAAGCCACGGAGGCTGTGCATAAGTGATTTCTCTCTTATGCAACAGCCCCGTTCATGATTTTTACAATTTCGCTTCGGTTATCCCCTTTACAATCCATGCCAGCAGATGTTCTTCCACGCTGCAGCCGACATAGTCGGCTGCTTTTTTTGTCTCGGCATGCGCATTTTGGGGAGCCACCGCAATGTCGGCTGCGGCCAGCATCTCGTTGTCGTTGAGATAATCCCCACAGGCAATGATCTCGATGCCCGGCAGCTGCGCACGGATATCCGCCAGCATGGAACCTTTGGACACATCTTTGGCCACGAACTCATAGTAGTTATCCTCGGAGTAGAAGCCATTGGCCAGCGGAGCGGTGCCCATTTCTTCTGCCAATGCCACATAGTGTTCCAGATGTTCGTGTTTGTCACAGGCAAAGAACTTCAGCCACGGCGTCCTGGCCGTGTCTTCCAGTTTGGCCAGCTCCGTATGCGTATAGCGATAGTATTCATGGGGCAGCCGGGGATCGTCGTTTTCCGCCGGGGTGATGATATGGCAGTTATCGGCGGTATAGACCTCGATGCAGGCCTCAGGGAAGTCTTTGAGACTCTGACGGGCAAATTCCACCCAGCGATTGCCTGTACTGCCTGTGGTCAACGGCATGGTCTTAAGGACTTTTTTCGCCTGCCAGTCATAGAGCATGGCTCCATTGAAGAATATGGACGGCGCATTGATGGGCAGCCCCTCCACATAGCCTGCCGCCGCTTCCGGGGTGCGCCCCGTAGCAATGGCAAAGCGGCCGCCCTCCTCCACGAAAGCCTTTACCGCCGCCTTATTTTCCGCCGAAATCAGTCCTCCACGGGGAATCAGCGTGCCATCCAGATCCGAAATAATCATTTTGCCTGTATATTGCCCCATCATGACAACTCCTTACAATTTTATGCCCACGGTAATCTCCTGCATGAATGCCTTGGGCGTGGTATGCAGGTATTTCTTGAACACCTGCGTGAAATTCTTATAATCGCCAAAGCCGGTCTGCTCGGCCACCTCGTAAACCCGCCAGGTGCCGGCCTGCAGGAGTTCGATGGCCTTCTGCAGCCGATATTGCGCCAATAGGCTGCCAAAGGTCTGGCCGGTTTCTTCTTTCAGTTTGCGTGAGAGGTAGCTCGCGGAAATGCCCATTTCCGCCGCAATGGCCTCGCTGCTGAGTCTTCCCTGATAACCTGCCTCTATGCGCTTGAGCGCCGTCTGCACATAGGGATTGCCCGTATGGTAAGCGGCTTTGAGGCCCTCGTCCCAATGAATCTGCTCATCCTGGGGCGTTCCCGACACGGCATCGATCTTGGCCAGTGCCGCAGCTAGTTCCTCTTCATTGACCGGCTTCAGCAGGTAATCGCTGACGCCCAAATGCAGGGCCGTCTGGGCATAGGAAAAATCCGCATAACTGGTCAGATAGATAAACCGAGCAGGATTTTCCTCTTTCTGCAAGGCTTCGGTCAGGGCAATGCCGTCCATGATGGGCATCTTGATATCCGTCAGCACCACATCGGGGTGCTGGTCATGGACGACCTGCAAAGCCTCCCGTCCATTCGCCGCCTCACCCACGACTCTTGCCCCCATCTTGAGCCAATCGATGGTACACACGAGTCCCCG
It includes:
- the ilvA gene encoding threonine ammonia-lyase — encoded protein: MSKEKASRPNNAEIVAQTTIAGVYQAARNLEGVAKKTRLIESDFFSELSGNQVFLKPENLQHTGAFKLRGAYNKISQLTPEERAKGVITSSAGNHAQGVAFAAQKLGVKAVICMPATTPILKVEGTKALGAEVVLHGDGFDDAYAYSLELQKQHGYVYIHPFNDLQVLLGQGTTALEIIDACKDIDAILVPIGGGGFASGVALATKLVNPDIKVIGVEPENAACMKAALAKGKVTTLKSADTVADGCAVKTAGTLTYEFCKKYLDDIITVSEMEIMGALLSLIEKHKLIAEGAGVLSLAALSKLPFKGKKVAAIVSGGNIDISTISALIEKAKIARGRVFCFGVLLPDKPGQLLNVSRILAEENANVIELNHNQSKVTNSFKKVVLEVTCETNNEEHIQRIVKALHDNGYELERIY
- a CDS encoding type II toxin-antitoxin system RelB/DinJ family antitoxin, which codes for MATMTKSLNLRVDAELKAQAEHIFSELGLPTSTAINMFLKSVVRHGGIPFSLRLDESPNKETIRAMEEVNTDTDLVGPFHSVEELMEELNA
- a CDS encoding type II toxin-antitoxin system mRNA interferase toxin, RelE/StbE family, producing MLDVYMRSQFKKDYKRMLQQKGCTAAQFKTVLDYLVNEKPLPEKYKDHALSNNWAGFRECHIRPDWLLIYKIEKERLVLTLTRTGSHSDLF
- a CDS encoding helix-turn-helix domain-containing protein translates to MKVLGIRRDIFYRQIGAKIAYYRTLYGMEQSQLADKIHISQSTLSRIERGKYGENISLAMLLDIAEGLEIDPSLLTTFTGLEKEMWSYKVF
- a CDS encoding helix-turn-helix domain-containing protein, translated to MSIGYRLKTIRKALDLNQTDFGARINLSQTTIGQYEKETRPITERVISQLVAEYNINEEYLRHGTGEMLVSHRADLVSELAQKLQLSEREQQLLLAYSTFPAAQRAMVLDFARDLFKKMQESQEKEAGRSKQ
- a CDS encoding HAD-IIB family hydrolase, whose product is MMGQYTGKMIISDLDGTLIPRGGLISAENKAAVKAFVEEGGRFAIATGRTPEAAAGYVEGLPINAPSIFFNGAMLYDWQAKKVLKTMPLTTGSTGNRWVEFARQSLKDFPEACIEVYTADNCHIITPAENDDPRLPHEYYRYTHTELAKLEDTARTPWLKFFACDKHEHLEHYVALAEEMGTAPLANGFYSEDNYYEFVAKDVSKGSMLADIRAQLPGIEIIACGDYLNDNEMLAAADIAVAPQNAHAETKKAADYVGCSVEEHLLAWIVKGITEAKL
- a CDS encoding response regulator transcription factor; this encodes MLKLVIVEDEEIIRRGLVCTIDWLKMGARVVGEAANGREALQVVHDQHPDVVLTDIKMPIMDGIALTEALQKEENPARFIYLTSYADFSYAQTALHLGVSDYLLKPVNEEELAAALAKIDAVSGTPQDEQIHWDEGLKAAYHTGNPYVQTALKRIEAGYQGRLSSEAIAAEMGISASYLSRKLKEETGQTFGSLLAQYRLQKAIELLQAGTWRVYEVAEQTGFGDYKNFTQVFKKYLHTTPKAFMQEITVGIKL